In Miniphocaeibacter halophilus, the following proteins share a genomic window:
- a CDS encoding ribosomal-processing cysteine protease Prp, whose amino-acid sequence MINIKMTIDSNNRIIKVESKGHGEYDDSGKDIVCSAVSVYLINTINTLTEILKISNSIEYSVDYGLYNLVIDYNNMPEETIRQTVLIMNSLKLALSSIEENYNEYISVEYEEVR is encoded by the coding sequence ATGATTAACATTAAAATGACTATAGATTCTAATAATAGAATTATAAAAGTAGAGTCTAAAGGCCATGGAGAATACGATGACAGTGGTAAGGACATAGTTTGTTCAGCTGTGTCGGTATATCTTATTAATACTATTAACACATTAACTGAGATTTTAAAAATATCTAATAGCATAGAATATTCTGTAGATTATGGATTATACAATTTGGTTATTGATTATAACAATATGCCAGAGGAAACTATTAGACAAACTGTACTTATAATGAATAGCTTGAAATTAGCTTTAAGTAGTATAGAAGAGAATTACAATGAATATATTAGCGTTGAATACGAGGAGGTGCGATAA
- the yhbY gene encoding ribosome assembly RNA-binding protein YhbY, with protein sequence MITTKQRAYLKSLAHKMEPVLLIGKGGVTGNTLKQIDDLLNKRELIKIKILNNNLDDKDEIINTILDNLNAEFVQFIGSKFIIYRESDEKKIELPK encoded by the coding sequence ATGATAACAACAAAACAAAGAGCGTATTTGAAAAGCTTGGCTCATAAAATGGAACCTGTGCTATTAATAGGAAAAGGCGGAGTAACAGGTAATACTTTAAAGCAGATAGATGACCTTTTAAATAAAAGGGAGCTTATTAAAATAAAGATACTAAATAATAATTTAGATGATAAAGATGAAATTATAAATACCATACTAGATAATTTAAATGCAGAATTTGTGCAATTTATAGGATCTAAATTTATAATATACAGAGAGTCAGATGAGAAGAAAATTGAATTGCCAAAATAA
- a CDS encoding ribonuclease E/G has product MNYYFVYKNKNIITIGYIVNNKLEVLENIDIDERDSIYIAKIIKNIESINGFIIEIEKGVEACIGKGQIRGDKFLGDEILVQLYKKTGDNKFDKYTMDYSIAGQNIVYYPNREKNKYSRKINRKDLINFKKKIDSTAKFKGITFRTNSINISEEELLKEYKSLLKVDEYIKKQSKFLPIPRKLYSNPKSVFELISEEFEYIVTNNKEIKNILKNYYNTENVIYNEEYDYKYDENITEDLINLNSKKIIIKDNANIIVEKTEALTVIDVNSGRNEDFLEINKLAIKEALRQINLRNIQGIIVVDIININKKEFKVLNNFILREIKKYSKIKYFGITKTGLLEFIRTGINIDF; this is encoded by the coding sequence ATGAATTATTATTTTGTATATAAAAATAAAAACATAATAACCATTGGCTATATTGTAAATAACAAATTAGAAGTGTTAGAAAATATAGATATCGATGAAAGAGATAGTATTTATATTGCTAAAATAATAAAAAATATCGAAAGTATTAACGGGTTTATTATTGAAATAGAAAAAGGTGTAGAGGCTTGTATTGGCAAAGGTCAAATTAGGGGAGATAAATTCTTAGGAGATGAAATATTAGTTCAGCTTTATAAAAAAACAGGAGATAATAAATTTGATAAATATACTATGGACTATAGTATAGCAGGACAAAATATAGTTTATTATCCAAATAGGGAGAAGAATAAATACTCTAGAAAAATAAATAGGAAAGACCTTATTAATTTTAAAAAGAAAATAGATAGTACAGCTAAATTTAAAGGAATTACCTTTAGAACTAATAGCATTAATATTTCTGAAGAAGAACTTTTAAAAGAATATAAGTCCCTTTTAAAAGTTGATGAATATATAAAAAAACAATCGAAATTTTTACCTATACCAAGAAAGTTGTATTCAAATCCTAAAAGTGTTTTTGAATTAATCTCAGAAGAATTTGAATATATTGTTACAAATAATAAAGAAATAAAAAATATTTTAAAAAACTATTATAATACTGAAAATGTTATTTATAATGAAGAATATGACTATAAATATGATGAAAATATTACTGAGGATTTAATTAATTTAAATTCCAAGAAAATTATTATTAAGGATAATGCAAATATTATTGTAGAAAAAACAGAAGCCCTAACGGTTATTGATGTTAATAGTGGTAGAAATGAGGACTTTCTGGAGATTAATAAACTTGCCATAAAGGAAGCCTTAAGGCAAATTAATTTAAGAAACATTCAGGGTATAATAGTAGTGGATATTATAAATATAAACAAAAAGGAATTTAAAGTATTAAATAATTTCATATTAAGGGAAATAAAAAAATATTCAAAAATAAAATATTTTGGAATTACAAAAACAGGTCTTTTAGAGTTTATTAGAACAGGAATAAATATTGACTTTTAA
- a CDS encoding ferritin, translated as MDNKKLLDNMNEQYNFELESAYIYKAMAHWCEINDWNGYANFLYKQEEEEIEHADKFKDYLLEVGYDVKLKAIGEPKSDYKDLEEIFKAALEHEKVVTSRIRKLFDEAREIGDYASEDLLSWYITEQVEEEASFEAIITRLERIDGSISGLYIFDGEMAQRQ; from the coding sequence ATGGATAACAAAAAATTACTTGATAATATGAATGAACAATATAATTTCGAATTAGAGTCAGCATATATTTATAAAGCTATGGCTCATTGGTGTGAAATAAATGATTGGAACGGATATGCAAATTTCCTATATAAACAAGAAGAAGAGGAAATAGAGCATGCAGATAAATTTAAAGATTATTTATTAGAAGTTGGCTATGATGTTAAGCTAAAAGCTATAGGAGAACCAAAATCAGATTATAAGGATTTAGAAGAAATATTTAAAGCAGCTTTAGAGCATGAAAAAGTTGTTACTTCAAGAATAAGAAAATTATTTGATGAAGCTAGAGAAATTGGCGATTATGCATCTGAAGATTTATTATCTTGGTATATAACTGAACAAGTTGAAGAAGAAGCATCCTTTGAAGCTATTATTACTAGACTTGAAAGAATTGACGGAAGTATATCAGGACTTTATATTTTTGATGGTGAAATGGCTCAAAGACAATAA
- the yqeK gene encoding bis(5'-nucleosyl)-tetraphosphatase (symmetrical) YqeK produces MFSFEEIKENLKRDLKKSRYEHTLRVVNKAEEIAGKYKLDINKCKLAALLHDCGKGKEEHYKNKYISEYNKLIKKDEYVEFKNPFLEHCIIGYLVAKNHYKVEDNDVLNAILWHTTGRLGMTEIEKVIYLADKTENGRDYPSVDKIREKSLINLNDAIILSINNNIKYLIENNQIISINTIKLRNELIGGISGR; encoded by the coding sequence ATGTTTAGTTTTGAAGAAATTAAAGAGAATTTAAAAAGAGATTTAAAGAAATCGAGATATGAACATACACTTAGAGTAGTTAATAAGGCTGAAGAAATAGCCGGTAAATATAAGCTTGACATTAATAAATGTAAACTGGCAGCACTACTTCACGATTGTGGCAAAGGAAAAGAAGAACACTATAAAAACAAGTATATTTCAGAATATAATAAGCTCATAAAGAAAGATGAATATGTAGAATTTAAAAATCCCTTTTTAGAACATTGCATAATTGGATACCTAGTAGCAAAAAATCATTATAAGGTAGAAGATAATGATGTTTTAAATGCTATATTATGGCATACTACTGGTAGACTAGGTATGACTGAAATTGAAAAGGTAATCTATTTAGCAGACAAAACAGAAAACGGTAGAGATTATCCCTCAGTAGATAAAATAAGAGAAAAGTCTTTAATAAATTTAAATGATGCTATAATATTAAGTATTAATAATAATATTAAATATTTAATAGAAAACAATCAGATTATCTCAATAAACACTATAAAATTGAGAAATGAGTTAATAGGAGGTATTAGTGGAAGATAA
- the rsfS gene encoding ribosome silencing factor gives MEDKVQLIVKACEDKIGKDIKIIELEKGRAIADYFIIVTGNTPNQTQAIADEVEKVAMENEIEVFSKEGYRDGNWILVDLGDIILHVFTPEFREYYDLERLWSK, from the coding sequence GTGGAAGATAAGGTACAATTAATTGTAAAGGCTTGCGAAGACAAGATTGGAAAAGATATTAAAATTATTGAATTAGAAAAAGGAAGAGCTATAGCTGATTATTTCATAATAGTAACGGGAAATACACCAAATCAAACTCAAGCTATTGCAGATGAAGTGGAAAAAGTTGCAATGGAAAATGAAATTGAAGTCTTTAGTAAAGAAGGTTATAGAGATGGAAATTGGATTCTAGTAGATTTAGGTGATATAATATTACATGTATTTACTCCAGAGTTTAGAGAATACTATGATTTAGAGAGATTATGGAGTAAATAG
- a CDS encoding RidA family protein has translation MSVEFITTHKAPAAIGPYSQGTRGLKGADVVLVSGQLPIKDGELVNDVKEATQTSLDNVLAIVEAAGGKLTDIARVGVFVKNIGDFDAINEVYTNFFGDHKPARALVEVAKLPKDAVIEIEATALINDSLE, from the coding sequence ATGAGCGTAGAATTTATTACAACACACAAGGCACCTGCAGCAATTGGTCCATATTCACAAGGAACTAGAGGATTAAAAGGAGCAGATGTAGTTTTAGTTTCAGGACAACTTCCAATTAAAGATGGTGAGTTAGTAAATGATGTAAAAGAAGCTACTCAAACAAGCTTAGACAATGTTTTAGCTATAGTTGAAGCAGCTGGTGGAAAATTAACAGATATTGCAAGAGTTGGTGTATTTGTTAAAAATATTGGTGATTTTGATGCAATTAACGAAGTTTATACTAATTTCTTTGGCGATCACAAACCTGCTAGAGCATTAGTAGAAGTTGCAAAACTACCTAAAGATGCTGTTATTGAAATAGAAGCTACAGCTTTAATAAATGATTCTTTAGAATAA
- the rpmA gene encoding 50S ribosomal protein L27, protein MLKMNLQLFASKKGVGSSKNGRDSAAKMLGTKRGDGQFVLAGNILVRQRGTKFHPGNNVGKGGDDTLFATIDGIVKFERKGKDKRQISVYPREELA, encoded by the coding sequence ATGTTAAAAATGAACTTACAACTATTTGCTAGTAAAAAGGGAGTAGGTAGTTCTAAAAACGGCCGTGATAGTGCTGCTAAAATGCTTGGTACTAAAAGAGGAGACGGACAATTTGTTCTTGCAGGAAATATTTTAGTAAGACAAAGAGGCACTAAATTTCATCCAGGTAATAATGTAGGAAAAGGTGGCGATGACACTTTATTTGCTACAATCGATGGTATAGTTAAATTCGAAAGAAAAGGAAAAGACAAAAGACAAATTTCTGTTTATCCAAGAGAAGAATTAGCGTAA
- the rplU gene encoding 50S ribosomal protein L21, whose protein sequence is MYAIIETGGKQYNVEAGKSYYIEKLNAEVGDNVEFDNVLLIADGEDVKVGNPTVSGAKIKATVEAHGKGKKIVVFKYKAKKNYRKKKGHRQPFTKVKIESIEG, encoded by the coding sequence ATGTACGCAATAATTGAAACAGGTGGAAAACAATATAATGTAGAAGCTGGTAAAAGCTATTATATTGAAAAATTAAATGCAGAAGTTGGCGATAATGTAGAATTTGATAATGTATTATTAATAGCTGACGGAGAAGATGTAAAAGTTGGAAATCCTACAGTTTCAGGAGCTAAAATAAAGGCTACTGTAGAAGCTCATGGAAAAGGAAAGAAAATCGTAGTTTTCAAATATAAAGCAAAGAAAAACTATAGAAAGAAAAAAGGACATCGTCAACCATTTACAAAAGTTAAAATTGAATCAATAGAAGGTTAA
- the nadD gene encoding nicotinate-nucleotide adenylyltransferase produces the protein MRRKLNCQNKKIGIMGGTFDPIHIGHLVMAQEALEFKNLDRIIFIPAGFPPHKNKEITSGQKRLEMVNLAIKGNEKFIVLDYEVKKETKSYSMETIEYIKEIYEDFGIYFIMGEDSFMNIEKWYKYEEFLSEVTVLVARRSFDKLTALREKIKKINLHGYFVEEIPTAFLDISSTNIRRKFNLKKNPRYYLPEKVYDYILKEGLYV, from the coding sequence ATGAGAAGAAAATTGAATTGCCAAAATAAAAAAATAGGCATTATGGGAGGTACCTTTGATCCCATTCATATAGGTCATTTAGTTATGGCCCAAGAGGCTTTAGAGTTTAAAAATCTAGATAGAATTATTTTTATTCCAGCAGGCTTTCCTCCTCATAAAAACAAAGAGATAACTTCTGGTCAAAAGAGATTGGAAATGGTTAATTTGGCCATTAAAGGAAATGAAAAATTTATTGTTTTAGACTATGAAGTAAAAAAAGAAACTAAGAGTTATTCAATGGAAACAATAGAATATATTAAAGAAATATATGAAGATTTCGGTATATATTTTATTATGGGAGAAGATTCCTTTATGAATATTGAAAAATGGTATAAGTATGAAGAATTTCTTTCAGAGGTTACAGTTCTTGTAGCTAGAAGATCTTTTGATAAGCTTACAGCTCTTAGGGAAAAAATAAAAAAAATAAATTTACATGGATATTTTGTTGAAGAAATACCTACAGCTTTTTTAGACATATCTTCCACAAATATTAGAAGAAAATTTAATTTGAAAAAAAATCCTAGGTATTATCTACCGGAGAAGGTTTATGACTACATTTTAAAAGAGGGCTTGTATGTTTAG
- the obgE gene encoding GTPase ObgE: MFIDVAKIELKAGKGGDGAVSFRREKYEPSGGPYGGDGGNGGSIYLVASNSIRTLMDFRYKRHYKAENGENGGTKKMYGKKGEDLYLKVPVGTLVKDFDSDRVIHDMKEDGEVFLICKGGRGGRGNAKFASSTRQAPRFAEPGTKGQERTIKLEIKLLADVGLVGLPNVGKSSILSIISEAKPKIANYHFTTIEPNLGVVKVGEGESFVIADIPGLIEGASEGVGLGFDFLKHIERTKVLVHVLDASGSEGRNPVEDYNTIRKEMLSYNIKIADKKEIIVANKMDIEGAKEGLEKIKKAFPDKIDEIIEMSAATTEGIDKLKYKIWEYIKDIKLEYETYDEEYIPFEEEAEPDYEVTVREGNTFIVTGPLIDDLVYRTNFEDYEALRHFQKVLDDKEVFKKLKELNIGNGDLVIVGEMEFEYFD, encoded by the coding sequence ATGTTTATAGATGTAGCAAAAATAGAATTAAAAGCAGGAAAGGGAGGCGATGGTGCCGTATCCTTTCGTAGAGAAAAATATGAGCCTTCAGGCGGACCATACGGTGGAGATGGTGGAAATGGAGGAAGTATTTATCTTGTAGCTAGTAATAGCATTAGAACATTAATGGACTTTAGATATAAAAGACATTATAAAGCTGAAAATGGAGAAAATGGTGGAACAAAAAAAATGTATGGCAAAAAGGGAGAAGATCTTTATTTAAAAGTTCCTGTAGGAACACTAGTAAAGGACTTTGATTCTGATCGTGTCATACATGATATGAAAGAAGATGGGGAAGTTTTTTTAATTTGTAAAGGTGGCAGAGGTGGTAGAGGAAATGCTAAGTTTGCAAGTTCAACAAGGCAAGCTCCAAGATTTGCAGAGCCTGGAACTAAAGGACAAGAAAGAACCATTAAATTGGAAATAAAGCTATTGGCAGATGTTGGATTAGTTGGCTTACCAAATGTTGGAAAATCATCTATTCTTTCAATTATTAGCGAGGCCAAACCTAAAATTGCAAACTATCATTTTACAACAATAGAACCAAATCTAGGCGTTGTTAAAGTTGGTGAAGGAGAATCCTTTGTTATAGCGGATATTCCCGGATTAATAGAAGGTGCAAGTGAAGGTGTTGGTTTAGGTTTTGATTTTTTAAAACATATTGAAAGGACTAAGGTTTTAGTTCATGTATTAGATGCTTCCGGTAGTGAAGGAAGAAATCCTGTAGAGGATTATAATACAATTAGAAAAGAAATGCTTTCTTATAATATAAAAATAGCAGATAAAAAAGAAATAATTGTAGCTAATAAAATGGATATTGAAGGAGCAAAAGAAGGTTTAGAAAAAATTAAAAAGGCCTTTCCGGACAAAATTGACGAAATTATTGAAATGTCAGCAGCTACAACTGAAGGTATAGATAAATTGAAGTATAAAATATGGGAATATATTAAAGATATAAAGTTAGAGTATGAAACATATGATGAAGAGTATATTCCGTTTGAAGAAGAAGCTGAACCGGATTATGAAGTAACTGTAAGGGAGGGTAATACTTTTATAGTAACCGGACCATTAATTGATGACCTGGTTTATAGAACTAATTTTGAGGATTATGAGGCTTTAAGACATTTCCAAAAAGTTTTAGATGACAAGGAAGTGTTTAAAAAACTAAAGGAATTGAATATTGGTAACGGAGATTTAGTAATTGTTGGAGAAATGGAATTTGAATATTTCGATTAG
- a CDS encoding YfhO family protein, with protein sequence MIEKLKRLENKKNYFHILSFVIPIIIFLIIFIVSRFYPFGNNQILVIDAYHQYYHFMLELRGKILKGESIFFSWHLGLGTDFISLMAYYCTSPLNLLTILVPESMLSIFFALLIAIKVGIAAVTFSVYLKSIYQQEDYSLVIFSLLYSLCGFIAGYYWNIMWIDVFALFPLVILGLKNIIIKNKFKIYIISIALCFFTNYYMSIFVSIFAVIFYVFYSINVGVRFLDFIKRGFKILGASILAAGLFSWILIPAAITLTNVFKTASPFMGDIETYHSFTDILSNFLAFNFPTVREGLPNIYSGLITIFLSISYFLSRRIKIKEKILSLIVIVFLILSTNINILNYIWHGFRYTNMLPYRFTFILSFVLVVIAYKGYKNLKYFEKREYISISLIALGVVIFLGSNRTVEVLIANVVVLLIYLLLIYSNRIKYRVVVSFLLYFLIIAEVFANTYIGVSTAGKTDHGIFNANKEEIDYFVDKVEKEKGNDFYRMEILDRFTYNDPALYQYNGVALFSSTIDARVSTFLEKIGIPSYPIGNRYFYSYGSPLTNGILNIDYLISREKELYENFDIDLLESKNNVFLYKNNKSLPLGFMIKEEALFENYYSTLLENQNTIFKSFTGLDENIFTLIEKNKATSSGINLEQHSNGNYDYTILADNTEGEINIEYIIPESGYYYVDTDKVEDEKIIAESNREKITLDARRKSVMSVGYFEKGETVNFIVKIKSEDDGDYGLKLALLDENVFNEGYKILKEESASSVKYSSRKVNMKITALNKGYLFTSIPYNEGWTAYVDGNKTEIKPFKDAFVGLNLDRGEHIIEFKYTPVGFKEGVAISIFSLIVFVFIIKRENEKEMFIIE encoded by the coding sequence ATGATAGAAAAATTAAAAAGACTTGAAAATAAAAAAAATTATTTTCATATATTATCTTTTGTAATTCCGATTATAATTTTTCTGATAATATTTATAGTCTCTAGATTTTATCCTTTTGGTAACAATCAAATTTTAGTTATTGATGCCTACCATCAATATTATCATTTTATGTTAGAGTTAAGAGGGAAAATTTTAAAAGGAGAGTCAATTTTTTTTAGCTGGCATTTAGGGTTAGGAACGGATTTTATTTCCCTTATGGCCTATTATTGTACAAGTCCATTAAACTTATTGACGATTCTTGTTCCTGAATCTATGCTTAGTATTTTTTTTGCTTTATTAATAGCAATTAAAGTAGGAATAGCAGCAGTTACTTTTTCTGTTTACTTAAAATCCATTTATCAGCAGGAAGACTATTCTTTAGTAATTTTTTCGCTATTATATTCCTTATGTGGTTTTATAGCAGGCTATTATTGGAATATTATGTGGATAGATGTTTTTGCTCTATTTCCTTTGGTGATATTAGGTTTAAAAAATATAATAATAAAAAATAAATTTAAAATCTATATTATTTCCATAGCATTATGTTTTTTTACAAATTATTATATGAGTATTTTTGTAAGCATATTTGCAGTAATATTTTATGTTTTTTACTCAATAAATGTAGGAGTAAGATTTTTAGATTTTATAAAAAGAGGATTTAAAATACTGGGAGCTTCAATATTAGCTGCTGGTTTATTTTCTTGGATTTTAATTCCCGCTGCAATTACCTTAACAAATGTTTTTAAAACAGCCAGTCCCTTTATGGGAGATATTGAAACCTATCATTCTTTTACAGATATTTTGTCTAATTTTTTAGCATTTAACTTTCCTACAGTAAGAGAAGGCTTACCTAATATATATTCCGGACTAATTACAATATTTTTATCAATATCATATTTTCTGTCAAGAAGAATTAAAATTAAAGAAAAAATACTATCTTTAATAGTAATAGTATTTTTGATTTTAAGTACAAATATAAATATTTTAAATTATATTTGGCATGGATTTAGATATACTAACATGCTTCCCTATAGATTTACATTTATATTATCCTTTGTTCTAGTGGTTATTGCCTACAAAGGTTATAAAAATCTTAAATACTTCGAGAAGAGAGAATATATTTCTATTTCCTTAATAGCCTTAGGAGTAGTCATATTTTTAGGAAGTAATAGGACAGTAGAGGTTTTAATTGCAAATGTTGTAGTTTTACTAATTTATTTACTATTAATCTACAGCAATAGGATTAAATACAGAGTAGTAGTATCCTTTTTATTATATTTTTTAATTATTGCAGAAGTATTTGCAAATACATATATTGGAGTAAGTACAGCTGGAAAAACTGACCATGGTATTTTTAATGCAAATAAAGAAGAAATTGATTATTTCGTAGATAAGGTAGAAAAAGAAAAAGGAAATGATTTTTATAGAATGGAAATTCTAGACAGGTTTACTTATAATGATCCGGCCTTATACCAATATAATGGAGTTGCTTTGTTTTCATCAACTATAGATGCAAGAGTATCTACTTTTTTAGAAAAGATTGGTATTCCATCATATCCTATTGGAAATAGATATTTTTATAGCTATGGTTCTCCATTAACAAATGGTATTTTAAATATAGATTATTTAATTTCTAGAGAAAAAGAACTATATGAAAATTTTGATATTGACTTGTTAGAAAGTAAAAACAATGTTTTCCTATATAAAAATAATAAAAGCTTACCGTTAGGCTTTATGATAAAGGAAGAAGCTTTATTTGAAAATTATTATAGTACCCTATTGGAAAATCAAAATACAATTTTTAAGTCCTTTACAGGCCTAGATGAAAACATATTTACCCTAATAGAGAAAAACAAGGCTACATCTTCAGGAATAAACTTAGAACAACATAGTAATGGAAATTATGATTATACAATTTTAGCAGATAATACTGAAGGAGAAATCAATATAGAATATATAATACCTGAGAGTGGATATTATTATGTAGATACGGATAAAGTAGAAGATGAAAAAATAATAGCAGAAAGCAACAGAGAAAAAATAACCCTAGATGCAAGAAGAAAATCGGTAATGTCTGTTGGATATTTTGAAAAGGGAGAAACAGTAAATTTTATAGTAAAAATCAAATCGGAAGATGATGGAGATTATGGTTTAAAATTAGCCTTATTAGATGAAAACGTGTTTAATGAAGGATACAAAATCCTAAAAGAAGAATCTGCTAGTTCAGTTAAATATAGCTCTAGAAAAGTAAATATGAAAATAACCGCTTTAAATAAGGGGTATTTATTTACTTCAATTCCCTATAATGAAGGATGGACAGCATATGTAGATGGTAATAAAACAGAGATTAAACCATTTAAAGATGCTTTTGTAGGCTTGAATTTAGATAGGGGAGAACATATAATTGAATTTAAATACACACCGGTAGGTTTTAAAGAAGGAGTTGCTATATCTATATTTTCTCTTATTGTTTTTGTGTTTATTATAAAAAGAGAAAATGAAAAAGAAATGTTTATAATAGAGTAA
- a CDS encoding ferritin-like domain-containing protein yields the protein MDKNVLDNANELINYNLNNYLYYRSMKSWTDRNGWKGFSNLLNKQSMYALKDSEIIENYLRQLGYVVSFEKMDKIENGIENLQDVIKAVVKTEKKLCNKYDEIVLKAREEKNYEIEIFFKNLLANQTKVVSYIEPLELRMKRIGKKSNGLFILNSSLAKL from the coding sequence ATGGATAAGAATGTACTAGATAATGCAAATGAACTAATAAATTATAATTTAAATAATTATCTTTATTATAGATCCATGAAATCTTGGACTGATCGTAATGGTTGGAAAGGGTTCTCTAATTTGCTGAATAAGCAGTCTATGTATGCTTTGAAAGACTCTGAAATAATAGAGAACTATTTAAGACAATTAGGATATGTAGTTTCATTTGAAAAAATGGATAAGATTGAAAATGGCATTGAAAATTTACAGGATGTTATTAAAGCTGTAGTTAAAACAGAAAAAAAACTATGTAATAAATATGATGAAATTGTTCTAAAGGCAAGGGAAGAAAAAAATTATGAAATTGAAATTTTCTTTAAAAACCTATTAGCAAATCAAACAAAGGTAGTATCTTATATTGAACCTTTAGAGCTAAGAATGAAAAGAATAGGAAAAAAATCTAATGGCTTATTTATATTAAATAGCTCATTAGCAAAATTATAA
- a CDS encoding S41 family peptidase, with the protein MKKKRRRKNKKNNLFLIFFYIAIFVIAFLLFDPSKFLKGKKSVENKATLTHLTEKDKLEEFNFIMKLLEEDYPYLAINEKYSEVNLSQIKEKYEKLIIETKDDINYEKILSDFFKEFNQPNLFLLNSDDYYLYKEYEEINGNSPWYDVLNSEMPTLRYGEYKNNFKNSNYFSGLSMTILLENKIAYIKITDFSPLFVETDKPLIENFINSIMDYPYLIIDIRDNQGQSIEYVLNNIVEPLAHDTLVMNSLILERNENHQEFLNYYNYLPYITIKTDFEKSSQLKDTPISNDNLENFPLYREYNIRIEKKTNFKGEIFLLQNRNTRNAADFFSQFSNITDFASTVGQFTGGNGVNLNTAFIELPKSGFVLSMPVGMGINEEGSPNTEFGTYPEIRVDEESDALNILLEMLN; encoded by the coding sequence ATGAAAAAGAAGCGTAGAAGAAAAAACAAAAAGAACAATTTGTTTCTAATATTTTTCTATATTGCTATTTTTGTAATAGCTTTTCTTTTATTTGATCCTAGTAAATTTTTAAAGGGAAAAAAATCAGTTGAAAACAAGGCAACTTTAACTCATTTAACTGAAAAAGATAAACTAGAAGAATTTAATTTTATAATGAAACTATTAGAAGAAGATTATCCCTACCTAGCTATAAATGAAAAATATTCTGAAGTTAATCTTAGTCAAATAAAAGAAAAATACGAAAAACTTATTATAGAAACTAAGGATGACATAAATTACGAAAAAATTTTATCAGATTTTTTCAAAGAATTTAATCAGCCTAATTTATTTCTATTAAATTCTGATGATTATTATTTATACAAAGAATATGAAGAAATCAATGGTAATTCACCTTGGTATGATGTTTTAAATTCTGAAATGCCTACATTGCGCTATGGGGAATATAAGAATAACTTTAAAAATAGCAACTATTTTAGCGGACTTTCCATGACAATTCTTTTAGAAAATAAAATTGCCTACATAAAAATAACGGATTTCAGTCCCCTATTTGTTGAGACGGATAAACCCCTTATTGAGAATTTTATTAATAGTATTATGGATTATCCTTATTTGATAATAGATATAAGAGATAACCAAGGGCAATCTATTGAATATGTTTTAAATAATATAGTGGAGCCGTTAGCACACGATACCCTTGTAATGAATTCCCTTATTCTTGAAAGAAATGAAAATCATCAAGAATTTTTAAATTATTATAATTATTTACCTTATATAACAATAAAAACCGATTTTGAAAAATCATCACAGCTAAAAGATACACCTATTTCCAATGATAACCTTGAAAACTTTCCTCTTTATAGAGAATACAATATAAGAATTGAAAAAAAAACCAATTTTAAAGGTGAAATATTCTTATTGCAAAATAGAAATACCAGAAATGCCGCTGATTTTTTTAGTCAGTTTTCAAATATTACAGATTTTGCAAGTACAGTTGGTCAATTTACCGGTGGAAATGGGGTTAACTTAAATACGGCTTTTATAGAACTTCCTAAAAGCGGTTTTGTTCTTTCAATGCCAGTAGGTATGGGAATAAATGAAGAAGGTTCACCTAATACTGAATTTGGCACATATCCTGAAATAAGGGTAGACGAGGAATCAGATGCCTTAAATATTTTACTTGAAATGTTAAATTAA